From the genome of Pseudomonadota bacterium:
GCTCTTCGGGTGGCTTTTTGTGGGCTACACCTTTGTGGCACTCGATGCAGGTCTCGCCACGCTCTTGGGCCTTTTCCATCTTTTCTCGCGCTCGCGCTTTCTGTTTGTGGAAATCCATGCTGTCGTAACTGTGGCAGTTGCGGCATTCACGCGAGTCATTAGCCTTCATCGTCGCCCATACATGCTCGGCCAGCTCCTTGCGTTTGGCCTCGAACTTCTCTGGCGTATCGATGGTGCCGAGCACCTTGTGATAGAGCTCGTTGGTCGCCTGGATCTTGCGCCAGACCTTGGCTCCCCAGTCGCGCGGCACGTGACAGTCAGGACAGGTCGCCCTGACGCCTGAGGCGTTTTTGTAATGGGGAGAAGTAAGGTACTCCTGATAGACCGTCCGCTCCATTTCGTGGCAGGAGATGCAGAAGGTCTGCGTGTTGGTAAGCTCCAACACGGTATTGAACCCCCCCCAGAAGAGAATGCCGAACACCGTCCCGGACAAAAAAATCACCACCAGCCGCTTGCCCCAGCGGCTGGTGGCACCGATCGATTGCCTCATGCCTGACGCGTTCCGCTGCCGCTATTCACTCGGCAAGGTCTGCATATAGGTGGCGAGATCGACAGCGATCTTCACATCCAAAGCCCGCAACGCCGGCATACTTTCGTTGGGCTGACCGTTGAGGATCTTGTGCAGCATTTCCGGTACGTTGTCGGCAACGGATCCCAGCGGCGGCGCATCTCTAACCTTTTTGCCGTCTCGCCCGTGGCAGCCGGCGCAAATGGTGTTGAAGTACGCCTCACCCTGTCCGGCGTTTCCTTTTGCAACCTTGCCTTCATAGTAGGGTGAATAGTCCACCTGACCTTTGGTGACAAATAGCGCAAGATCGCGGCGATCCGCCGCGGAGAGTTGCGCATCAGTAAAGGCGTGGTTCTTATCCCTGAGTATCGCTTCGATAGCACTCGGGTCTTTGCCCGCCATGGCGCTGACGCCCTTGATACCGCTGGCATGGCTACCACTCTTGTAGGCCCCATCCTTGCCGCGATAGTCCCAGCCGTGACACTCCTTGCAACGGAAAGAGTTGTGATTGGCGTATTTGCCGTCCTTGATCGGGTACGCGGCATGCTTGCCTTCAGGTTTGACAGTGCCGTTCTCTGCCCACCACTTGTCGTAGAGCTTACCGCCGCGGGCGATCGCGGACTCCTCCTCCGCGGCCTGTACCGGCGCTACTGGCGCCACCAGCACAAGACCGAACAGGGCGAGCAATACAGCACCTGCTGAATATTTCGTTTTCATTGTGGTACCCCTTTCGCGAATCAAATAGTTGACGTAATCCACCCAAGCAAACGACATACCAACGTCGCTTCTGATAGATGGAGCAAGCAACACGAAAGAGTGGGCTGACTTGATCGGCTAAACAGGTGGGTCATAGACGCGCGAAATTGTCACTGACAAGTGACATGTGTCGCTATTTTTTGACGAATCCCCATCGCTGCATGCGTACGTAGAGATTCTGACGCGGGATACCGGAGAGCCGCGCTGCTTCGGAGACATTGCCTCCAGCTGTTTCCAGCACCCGTTCCAGGTAATCGCGCTCAAAGGCATGGCGCTCAATCTGGTAGGGATCTACGCCGGTCTGCTGCTGACTTTCAACGCCGGACACTACCCTTTCGATACACCCCACGACATGTGCCGAATCCACTGGACCGCCGGGATGAAGAGCCACAAGTCGCTCCAGGGCATGCTCCAACTCGCGGACATTGCCGGGCCAATCGTGGGCTTCCAGCCGGCGTATGGCATCCGTCGACAGGGGGCCGACTTGCTTGTTGAATTTTTCGTTAAAGTGATCGAGAAAGTGAGTGGCGAGGCGCAGCAAGTCGCTGTCGCGCTCGCGCAGTGAAGGTAGGCGCAGCACAATAACGTTGATGCGGTAATAGAGATCCTCCCGGAAGCGACCCGCCTGCACCTCTGCCGCCAAGGCACGGTTGGTGGCACAGATCAGACGGAAATTGCTGGTACATGGCTCGGTGCTGCCAATCCGGTTAAATCGACCGTCCTGCAAGACCCGCAGCAGACTTGCCTGGAGTTTCGGACTCATGTCGGCAATCTCATCGAGAAAAATGGTGCCACCATCGGCTTTTTCGAAAAACCCGAGCGTGGCGCGCAACGCACCGGTAAATGCCCCCTTTTCGTACCCAAAAAGCAAACTTTCTAGCAGATTTTCCGGCAACGCACCGCAATTCACATCGAGGAATTTCCCCTGCGCCCGCTGACTCTCTGCGTGCACCACCTTGGCGACGAGATCCTTGCCCGTACCGCTTTCCCCTTCGAGCAGCACCGTGGCGTCCAGGTGGGCCACCTGGTGGATTTGTTCGATCAGCCGTTTCATAACAGGCGACTGGCCGATCAGGACCGGTGCACCCCCTGCCGCCGCCAGCGAAGCGCGTAGCGAATCGATCTCCCGGTAGGCGCGATCCAGCTCCAAGGCGGTGTCAATGACCCTTTCCAGCTCTTCCAGATCCTCGAAGGGTTTAGTGAGGTAATCGAACAATCCCTCGCGCACCGAGGCCATCGCATCACGCACGTCGGCGTAGCCGGTCATGAGGATCGCAACAAGGCGGGGGCGCCGTTCGCGCATCTCGCGCAGCAATTCCAGCCCGTTCCCATCTGGAAGACGCTGATCCATGAGCACGAGGTTGAAATCCTCGGTAACGAGCAGACGACGTGCTTCGGCGGCATTCTCGGCAAAGGCCGGTTGGGTCGGTCGGGTCTGAAGCAGTTCCTGCAGCAGGCCGCGAGTGTAACGATCATCGTCGACGATCAGGATTTTCGACATCAGCGCCTCTCTCCGCCTCCTCGTCGGGCAACCATATTGCAAATCGCGCGCCGCCTTCTTCACGGTTCGCGGCATCCACCCGTCCACCGTGCAGTAGCGTCACGTAAAGAACCACCGGCAGTCCCAAACCGGTGCCCTCCGGTCGGGTCGTGAAAAACGGATCGAATAGGCGCTCCATCACCTCCGGTTCCAGGCCCGGCCCTTCGTCCTCGACAGTGAGCATCCAGCCCGGGCGGCCATTCTCAGGAGAGTATCCGGGTTCCAATGTCAACCAGATGCGTCCCTTACCACCCATTGCCTGACAGGCGTTGAGCAATAGGTTGAACAGGGCGTGTCTGAGCAGCACGGGATCGACCGCAATCCGGACCTGCTCGGGCACCCGGAGTTCCACACTGACCTGTTGTCCGCCGCTCTGGCGAAACAGCGAGATCGTCTCGCGCACCAACGCGCACAGATCTGTCGATTTGCGATGAACGCGCGAGACCTTGGTAAACTCGAGCATACGCCGTACGAAGCTTCTGCAGTCCTCACCCGCCTGGCGAATCTCGCCCAGCAATTTGCGGACCCGCAGCGGATCATCGATCACACGCTCTGCCAGCTGGGCCATATTGACCACACCAACCAGGGGATTATTCAACTGATGCGCGATCTCGCCGGTCAATGTACCGAGCGCTGAGAGCTTCTCTACCTGAGCCATGCGCTGATGTTCGGTGCTGATGTGCAACAAGCGCATTTCAAGCTCGTGCTGCCGCTGGTAGTCGCGTTCGACACGGGCCAACGCGCTGCGAAAAAAGAGGAACACGAAGACTCCCGCCAAAACGCTGACCAGCGTGGCCAGCAGCAGCGAGCGGCGGAAGTTGGCCTCTAACCGGGTTACGTCGCGCACGATCACCAAGCGGCCGATCTCGTTACCAGCGGCATTGGTCAGCGGCAGACTGGCGAAAAAGAGGCCTTTGCGGTTATCGCTGACCTCGATCTCCCCACCCCTCGCCAGAATGGGCGAGAACCGCTCCTTGAGCGCGATCGGGATCCGCTCCAGGGTCTGCGCAACCAGCACAAAGGATCGAAATTCGTCCCACTGCCCTTCCCGGCCAAGCAGCCGTAATCCGGCTTCCCACCGCTCCCGCGTCAGATACTGCTTGTCGACAAAGGCCAGGAGTTCCACACCGAGTGTGGCCCGGATATCGAACAGCAGATGCTCGATCTCCTGACCGAGCTCCACGTATCCGAGCAGTTCCGCGCCGCGTTTCCAGGGGATTACGGTGCGCAGCGTCAGGGTCCCCTGCCGGCCCAGTTCTAGGCCATAGACAACCTGCTGGAGCTCCTTCGCGCGTTGAACCGTAAACCGGTCGATCACATCGCCATACTGTTGGGGGTCATACATGCGCAACAGGTTCACCAAATCGGGACCGGTGAAATAGAGGTGGGTGATCCCGTAATCGGTGCGGATCGTCTCGAACAGCGGCGTCGCGATATCGAGCAGCGCCTGGCGATCATGGACGGCCAGCGCCTTCTCCAGTGCCCGATTGTGAAATAGCGCCGTAGCCAGGCCGCGCATCGCCTTCGCCTCTTTCTCCACCTTTTGACGCAATAGTGTACTCACAGCGCTGGCACTCTTGGCGAGATCGTCATCGCGTGTCTTCTGTTCGAGGAAATAGACGGTGACGAGGAAGGCCGCCACCACCAATAGAACCACCACGAGAAAGGTACCAAGGATCGATGTGACGACCCTTCGTCCATGCCGCGCTGGCCTGTCGTTTTTCATTACACTTCCCGCTTTCCCGAGTGCCCGTCACATTAGGGAACCTCTGATCAAATCGTGTTCAGTGATTCTGTTGCCCGGAAGCGACGATTGCGGTGTTGGAAAGCTCGGCCATAGCGGGCTATTACCTGCACTTTCCGCCTTGAACTCACCCCTTCCGTACAGCACTCCCATCTAAACAGACTTGATCATAGGTTCCTCAGGTTCTACCCGTTTGCAGGGCGAGCTCTCGAACCTTCCCTCCATTGTGGCGGGGATCGCTGCGGATATCCAAAGGACGCTGACGACAAGCGACATGCAGCAAGGCGAGGGCGCGCAAGAAGCGCGTTCGGCTATACATCCGGTGATATCCCTTTGCCGGTGCGCGACCCGTTAGAATCCCGTGTACCCAAAAGCACGCCCAACTCATCCTGCTATCATGGACCGCGCTGCCCAATAGCGCACTCGACCACCAGCCCTGCAATGGATACCACCACGCAGACCACCACGATCCCGCTGCACCACCCGCTGCTGCGCGGCGATCAACGCCTGCGTATCGCCTTGGTCGGTCTGCCCAAAAGCGGCAAGAGCACCATTTTCCAGGCGGTCTCCTCGACCAGCATCTATCGTGGCGAATTGCTCGGCACCCGCAAGGACTTCAGCGAATCGCGTGTGCAGATCGGGCTTGATGAAGCCTCGGTGGTGGATCTGCCCAGCATCGATGCTTTGCATCACCTACCCGAAGAGGACCGCGTCACCCTGAAGCACCTGCTGTGGGGCGATCGCCGCCCACCGGTGAGCAGTCACGAGGGCGGCGAGCCGCCGGCGCCGTTCGCGCCACCGCAGGTGCTGATTCAGGTGGTCGACGCTACGGCGCTGCAGCCGAGCCTGGAACTCACCCTGGAACTGAGCCTGCTCGGGCGTCCGCTGGTGATCGCCCTCAATCGCCTCGACGAGGCGCGGCGCAAGGGACTGTTCATCAACGCCGACACACTCAGCCAACAGCTCGGCGTGCCGGTGATCCCCACAGTCGCCCATATGGGCAAGGGGATAGCCGCCCTGTTCGAAGCCGCAGTGGCGGCGTATCGCAATCAGGTATGCCCGTTGCCCGAACCGGCCAGCCCCCATCTGCAGATCGCCCTGCAGCCACTCGGCAGAACGTTGGCGCGTCCGGCGCTGCATAAGGCCTTCCGGGTCCCGCAATCCCTGCTGTTGATGCAGCTTGCGGTTGGCGACGATTACTTCCAGGACGAACTTCTGGCCCACTTCCCCCAGGTGATTCCCGAGATCGCAGCCGCGTGCGTCGCTGCCGAAGAGCACCTGCCGCGACCCCTGGCCGATGAGTTGCATGCCGATCGCCACCATCGCGCGGCCACCCTCTACGAGGCTGCGACGCGGCTCGGCGGGAGCGCTGACGACCGTCGCTGGAAGCGCTGGCTTGACGAGCTGTTTCTGCATCCACGCTGGGGGCTGGTGGGCAGCCTCGCTGTCTTCGCGCTGGTGCTCTATGTCGTCTTCGAGGTGAGCGCCGTGCTCGATAGCTGGAGCGTGGGACCGCTCACCGCGTGGGCCGATCAATGGCAGCCGCAATCGACGACCGGGGTGATCGGGCGTGCCGTCATCGACGGTCTGATCGGGCTGGTGGGCATCGTCGTGCCCTACATG
Proteins encoded in this window:
- a CDS encoding cytochrome c, which translates into the protein MSFAWVDYVNYLIRERGTTMKTKYSAGAVLLALFGLVLVAPVAPVQAAEEESAIARGGKLYDKWWAENGTVKPEGKHAAYPIKDGKYANHNSFRCKECHGWDYRGKDGAYKSGSHASGIKGVSAMAGKDPSAIEAILRDKNHAFTDAQLSAADRRDLALFVTKGQVDYSPYYEGKVAKGNAGQGEAYFNTICAGCHGRDGKKVRDAPPLGSVADNVPEMLHKILNGQPNESMPALRALDVKIAVDLATYMQTLPSE
- a CDS encoding sigma-54-dependent Fis family transcriptional regulator; translated protein: MMSKILIVDDDRYTRGLLQELLQTRPTQPAFAENAAEARRLLVTEDFNLVLMDQRLPDGNGLELLREMRERRPRLVAILMTGYADVRDAMASVREGLFDYLTKPFEDLEELERVIDTALELDRAYREIDSLRASLAAAGGAPVLIGQSPVMKRLIEQIHQVAHLDATVLLEGESGTGKDLVAKVVHAESQRAQGKFLDVNCGALPENLLESLLFGYEKGAFTGALRATLGFFEKADGGTIFLDEIADMSPKLQASLLRVLQDGRFNRIGSTEPCTSNFRLICATNRALAAEVQAGRFREDLYYRINVIVLRLPSLRERDSDLLRLATHFLDHFNEKFNKQVGPLSTDAIRRLEAHDWPGNVRELEHALERLVALHPGGPVDSAHVVGCIERVVSGVESQQQTGVDPYQIERHAFERDYLERVLETAGGNVSEAARLSGIPRQNLYVRMQRWGFVKK
- a CDS encoding histidine kinase → MKNDRPARHGRRVVTSILGTFLVVVLLVVAAFLVTVYFLEQKTRDDDLAKSASAVSTLLRQKVEKEAKAMRGLATALFHNRALEKALAVHDRQALLDIATPLFETIRTDYGITHLYFTGPDLVNLLRMYDPQQYGDVIDRFTVQRAKELQQVVYGLELGRQGTLTLRTVIPWKRGAELLGYVELGQEIEHLLFDIRATLGVELLAFVDKQYLTRERWEAGLRLLGREGQWDEFRSFVLVAQTLERIPIALKERFSPILARGGEIEVSDNRKGLFFASLPLTNAAGNEIGRLVIVRDVTRLEANFRRSLLLATLVSVLAGVFVFLFFRSALARVERDYQRQHELEMRLLHISTEHQRMAQVEKLSALGTLTGEIAHQLNNPLVGVVNMAQLAERVIDDPLRVRKLLGEIRQAGEDCRSFVRRMLEFTKVSRVHRKSTDLCALVRETISLFRQSGGQQVSVELRVPEQVRIAVDPVLLRHALFNLLLNACQAMGGKGRIWLTLEPGYSPENGRPGWMLTVEDEGPGLEPEVMERLFDPFFTTRPEGTGLGLPVVLYVTLLHGGRVDAANREEGGARFAIWLPDEEAERGADVENPDRRR
- a CDS encoding ferrous iron transporter B — encoded protein: MDTTTQTTTIPLHHPLLRGDQRLRIALVGLPKSGKSTIFQAVSSTSIYRGELLGTRKDFSESRVQIGLDEASVVDLPSIDALHHLPEEDRVTLKHLLWGDRRPPVSSHEGGEPPAPFAPPQVLIQVVDATALQPSLELTLELSLLGRPLVIALNRLDEARRKGLFINADTLSQQLGVPVIPTVAHMGKGIAALFEAAVAAYRNQVCPLPEPASPHLQIALQPLGRTLARPALHKAFRVPQSLLLMQLAVGDDYFQDELLAHFPQVIPEIAAACVAAEEHLPRPLADELHADRHHRAATLYEAATRLGGSADDRRWKRWLDELFLHPRWGLVGSLAVFALVLYVVFEVSAVLDSWSVGPLTAWADQWQPQSTTGVIGRAVIDGLIGLVGIVVPYMIPLVMLLVALEESGIMQRIAFVVDRGFHHIGLHGGVAVPFLLGLGCNVPAISAAARMGQGRERVVAALLITFVPCSARSAVILAIGGKYLGGLGVFAIFAMTLVVIAVLGRVLSPRFGDAMPGLIQNIPAYRLPRFRSLTAQTWERTSDILTIVTPLLVGGSVVLALLSHAGADATINTLLMPITDWWLGLPVVLGVPILFGILRKELSLLMVYQALGTFEIGPLLSDVQILTFLLFLTFYVPCISTFAVMMKSLGQREAFYSVTLSVGVALVIAGVARALMETAAWVTGGWL